A section of the Tenrec ecaudatus isolate mTenEca1 chromosome 10, mTenEca1.hap1, whole genome shotgun sequence genome encodes:
- the LIMD2 gene encoding LIM domain-containing protein 2 — protein sequence MFQAAGAAQATPSHEAKSGGGGGVGGSSAVQRSKSFSLRAQVKETCAACQKTVYPMERLVADKLIFHNSCFCCKHCHTKLSLGSYAALHGEFYCKPHFQQLFKSKGNYDEGFGRKQHKELWAHKELDPGAKTA from the exons ATGTTCCAGGCTGCGGGAGCCGCCCAGGCCACCCCTTCTCAT GAAGCCaaaagcggcggcggcggcggcgttgGCGGCAGCAGCGCCGTCCAGCGCTCCAAG TCCTTCAGCCTCCGGGCCCAGGTGAAGGAGACCTGTGCCGCCTGCCAGAAGACCGTGtaccccatggagcggctggtagcGGACAAGCTTATCTTCCACAACTCCTGCTTCTGCTGCAAGCACTGCCACACCAAGCTCAG CCTGGGCAGCTACGCCGCGCTGCACGGCGAGTTCTACTGCAAACCCCACTTCCAGCAGCTGTTTAAGAGCAAAGGCAACTACGACGAGGGCTTTGGCCGCAAGCAGCACAAGGAGCTCTGGGCCCACAAGGAGCTGGACCCTGGCGCCAAGACAGCCTGA